A stretch of Aspergillus nidulans FGSC A4 chromosome VI DNA encodes these proteins:
- a CDS encoding uncharacterized protein (transcript_id=CADANIAT00010278) — protein MCPQCTALLRPIRDISILREKSLELPLATKPLIFSTNPAIKFSFHVLRNGKQFIATIYTAILSSIGGGIRHPFQIHVKADVDPTSKDGKMITPIKVLADLPITVDLGPQAIQELFATLPEFDVEAGMPEPEGTVRLVQTYASSHASSHAVLDRLIWMKENVVEGNRKLWPQQCITLPACL, from the exons ATGTGCCCCCAATGCACGGCTCTCCTTCGCCCAATTAGGGATATATCCATCCTGCGCGAAAAGTCCCTTGAACTTCCCCTCGCGACAAAACCCCTAATATTCTCCACGAACCCAGCCATTAAATTCTCGTTCCATGTTCTGCGCAATGGAAAGCAATTTATTGCCACGATTTACACTGCCATCCTGAGCAGTATCGGGGGCGGAATCCGGCACCCATTTCAGATTCACGTCAAGGCGGACGTTGACCCCACTAGTAAGGACGGCAAGATGATTACCCCTATCAAGGTCCTGGCTGATCTACCCATTACTGTTGATCTTGGGCCACAGGCCATTCAGGAGCTCTTTGCGACACTTCCAGAGTTTGACGTGGAGGCGGGTATGCCGGAGCCCGAGGGCACAGTGAGATTGGTGCAGACGTATGCTTCTTCACATGCTTCTTCGCATGCGGTTCTTGACAGACTTATCTGGATGAAGGAGAATGTTGTCGAAGGGAATCGGAA GTTGTGGCCTCAGCAGTGTATAACTCTACCTGCATGCCTCTAA
- a CDS encoding uncharacterized protein (transcript_id=CADANIAT00010279), which yields MADTLPNEAKGPDPDETVKECVPGRIELQSMSQEEDKRILRRIDLYLLPIMAVSYMFQFLDKSAMSFTAILGLEEDLHLEGTDYSWASSIYYFGYLAASYPAAILLLRFPVGKMISISIIIWGAVLMLMALAFNDKGLIAVRFFLGATEAAIAPGLSIVVSMWYKRSEQPFRHGIWFQGITIAGIFGGLVAYGIGHIRSIAPWKAAVFLIFGAVTIAWAFVLFWWLPDTPMNARFLSADDRRKAVSRVSENMTGIKNDKFKLDQFVEALLDIKCWALVLIQITGSIPNGGVSNFGSIIIEGFGFSTLNTLLVQIIVYVFQGVLVHLSTAGCSWFENSRTYWMVWNSALSIGGAAMARQITPDNVWARFMGYCLANAYSVNFPLTLAMSTGNIGGFTKKTTVNALIFIGYCAGNVAGPHLFFDDEAPSYPSGFLAMLICFGVSLALALGLRYYLIWENRRRDRLGPVDTDDALEELDAAVLDKTDKQLLEFRYVY from the exons ATGGCCGACACACTACCAAACGAGGCCAAGGGACCAGATCCCGACGAGACAGTCAAGGAATGCGTGCCAGGCCGCATTGAGCTCCAGTCGATGAGCCAAGAAGAGGACAAGAGAATTCTACGTCGGATAGACCTCTA CCTACTCCCCATTATGGCCGTGTCATACATGTTCCAGTTCCTCGACAAATCCGCTATGAGCTTTACAGCCATTCTggggctggaggaggatctccATCTCGAAGGAACGGATTATTCCTGGGCGAGTAGCATTTACTATTTCGGCTACCTAGCTGCATCCTACCCTGCAgccattctgctgcttcgGTTCCCCGTTGGCAAGATGATTTCTATATCAAT CATTATCTGGGGCGCCGTTCTGATGTTGATGGCATTGGCCTTCAATGACAAAGGCCTCATCGCCGTTCGGTTCTTCCTAGGCGCAACCGAAGCTGCCATTGCCCCTGGCCTTAGTATCGTGGTTTCGATGTGGTACAAGAGGTCCGAGCAGCCCTTTCGCCACGGCATTTGGTTCCAAGGAATCACCATCGCCGGAATTTTTGGTGGGCTCGTGGCATATGGAATTGGTCACATCCGAAGCATTGCTCCCTGGAAGGCA GCGGTGTTTTTGATATTTGGCGCCGTCACCATTGCCTGGGCATTTGTTCTCTTCTGGTGGCTTCCGGACACCCCGATGAACGCGCGGTTCCTCAGCGCAGACGACCGACGCAAGGCTGTTTCAAGGGTTAGCGAGAACATGACAGGGATCAAAAACGATAAATTCAAGCTGGACCAATTTGTTGAGGCTCTTCTTGACATCAAATGCTGGGCTTTAGTTCTTATTCAAATTACGGGTTCGATTCCCAATGGCGGCGTTTCCAAC TTCGGCTCCATTATAATCGAaggcttcggcttcagcaCGCTGAATACTCTGCTTGTTCAGATTATAGTCTACGTTTTCCAAGGTGTGCTCGTCCATCTTTCCACCGCAGGCTGTTCATGGTTCGAAAACAGCCGGACATACTGGATGGTCTGGAACAGCGCGCTCTCTATTGGGGGTGCCGCAATGGCCCGACAGATTACACCCGATAATGTCTGGGCCCGGTTTATGGGGTACTGTCTTGCAAATGCTTATAGCGTCAACTTCCCGTTGACGCTTGCCATGTCAACGGGGAATATCGGCGGGTTTACGAAGAAGACTACGGTAAATGCATTG ATCTTCATCGGCTACTGCGCCGGCAATGTTGCCGGCCCACATCTCTTTTTCGATGACGAAGCCCCGTCGTATCCTTCAGGATTTCTAGCAATGCTTATCTGCTTCGGTGTATCGTTAGCTCTTGCCCTTGGCTTGAGATATTATCTTATCTGGGAGAATCGGCGTCGGGACCGTCTTGGACCTGTAGACACCGACGACGccctggaggagctggatgctgCCGTTCTTGACAAGACCGATAAGCAACTCCTGGAGTTTCGCTATGTTTATTAG
- a CDS encoding uncharacterized protein (transcript_id=CADANIAT00010281) codes for MIAAFKSQEYLWMRRSHLPWFEKQQSSSIKHSSRHRSDWLFALTPGLDEDYFDGVMNTLVQIMYYPDTRSTLRQINDNKTSELESAERQRLSNNVPGARGTGPTMSWGAFTGSPSLDKRSMANPPRTPLSQLLPPLILGGAGFSYQHTQSPNVEQTREVVSRAFELGVRAIDTSPYYEPSEALLGEALSHPDFTTRYRRSDYILMTKVGRVSATKSDYSPDWIRSSVARSLQRLRTSYLDVVFCHDIELVEEESVLKAIGVLLELVDAGTVRYIGVSGYPINTLARVARRARKLYGRPLDVIQNWAQMTLQNDRLEREGLQAFKEAGVNCVCNSSPLASGLLRGEGVPIAALGDWHPAPEGLRRAAHAAAAYVASQGEVLARLALRYALRRAQHCSTSDVRVGTIMGGTTVAEVEENVTTALKVLQRSNGRLQWSSQGIGGWTENRDAQLDLRLSRDVQQILGKWRNYSFSDGKTERKEDVVQTKL; via the exons ATGATTGCTGCCTTCAAGTCCCAAGAATACCTCTGGATGAGACGATCCCACCTCCCCTGGTTCGAAAAACAACAATCGAGTTCTATAAAGCACTCGTCACGGCACAGAAGTGATTGGTTATTTGCACTTACTCCTGGCCTAGACGAGGACTACTTTGACGGCGTCATGAACACCCTGGTGCAAATTATGTATTACCCAGACACCAGATCCACACTACGGCAAATAAACGATAACAAGACATCGGAACTTGAATCGGCTGAGAGGCAGCGCTTGTCGAATAATGTGCCAGGAGCACGGGGCACCGG GCCTACCATGAGTTGGGGGGCGTTCACAGGTTCACCGTCACTAGACAAACGCAGCATGGCAAATCCACCTCGAACGCCCCTAagccagctgctgccgccgcttATCCTTGGTGGAGCGGGCTTCAGCTACCAACACACGCAGAGCCCGAACGTCGAGCAGACGAGAGAGGTGGTGAGCCGCGCTTTTGAACTGGGGGTCCGAGCCATCGACACGTCTCCGTACTATGAGCCGTCAGAGGCGCTGCTAGGCGAGGCGCTCTCGCACCCAGACTTCACCACCAGATATCGCAGGTCGGACTACATCCTTATGACCAAGGTCGGCCGCGTAAGCGCGACGAAATCCGACTACTCGCCAGACTGGATCAGATCCTCGGTCGCGCGGTCCCTTCAGCGGTTACGCACGAGTTATCTCGACGTGGTCTTCTGCCACGATATCGAGCtcgtcgaggaggaaagTGTTCTGAAGGCGATCGGGGTGCTGCTAGAGTTGGTCGACGCCGGCACAGTGCGTTACATCGGGGTGTCAGGGTATCCCATCAACACGCTGGCCAGAGTCGCTCGCCGCGCGCGGAAACTATACGGCCGACCGTTGGATGTAATCCAGAACTGGGCACAGATGACGCTCCAGAACGACCGGCTAGAGAGAGAAGGGCTGCAGGCATTCAAAGAGGCCGGTGTCAACTGCGTCTGCAATTCCAGCCCGCTGGCTAGCGGGCTCCTGCGGGGAGAAGGCGTGCCGATTGCTGCCCTGGGGGACTGGCATCCAGCCCCGGAGGGACTGCGAAGAGCGGCCCATGCAGCGGCCGCCTATGTCGCCTCCCAGGGGGAGGTGCTGGCGCGTCTTGCACTTCGATATGCCCTTCGACGAGCGCAGCACTGCTCCACGTCAGACGTGCGTGTGGGTACCATCATGGGAGGCACGACGGtagctgaagttgaagagaaTGTCACGACTGCACTCAAGGTTCTGCAACGGAGCAATGGGAGGCTGCAATGGAGCAGCCAGGGGATAGGAGGGTGGACGGAGAATCGCGATGCGCAGTTAGACCTGCGCCTGTCTAGGGACGTCCAGCAAATCTTAGGGAAGTGGAGGAATTACAGCTTTTCAGACGGGAAAACTGAGCGAAAGGAGGATGTGGTCCAAACGAAGCTATAG
- a CDS encoding Zn(II)2Cys6 transcription factor (transcript_id=CADANIAT00010282) — MPDGESRLRVLRACDRCSQSKQRCDGRRPCQRCTERNTSCHYEKLVRKRGRRRRTKPAPSAHRALAPGPPSLHDLINHTELNPSPVYQEKGPDEMQRRNTNSLSSPSYTEDDSAQTVETRGTGDRSVLVEKNDHLRLGGGLHTAEGQRESPFAQLLSPFPLQEVLFGMPGRPNSQAAFTPPMVTPPVEHWLDRTTSFAPSIPRSICPSIPHNPHEALGQGLVQGQCYPCLHHLMPYLKGILSPEDASEMLEIYFNDQRNPIFKASSPYTLTHIIHPSSILHPTSPRPTSSVLLLVMLLCVAHTADIKIFDPPGARQRIVLDLYRLALDLLEPVDWDNYFRTSDGWQFHPRGGFTDKDGRSSVSHAARTGLIPDFLGSTDVILAIVILALVISGGHFKADCLKWWSKAVRLTRASGLSMEDQGMQPGSNPSQPHHPHKSHREWVIAKEERRRLFWLIYCLDRHLGLSLNAAVNFPEGTFCVAEPLPEAIWQNLETIPLTSLSPPRLGPPSRISGYGFFEYFLPLATVLGHIIDLHHIQQHPLLGDTISQAAVHKIEALISQREQDLAELRAQLENPLLSQRPVDLFNTHSPVSTVDSKKPLVIAYSSHMLHVFYILLHGKWDPISMIEDEDDWITSDSFQACASHALSATAAVHQILTLDPELTFMPYLFGIYLLQGSFILLLFVDRMPELGFNKSVEEVCETIIRAHEVSVVTLDTTFQVWLPSHP; from the exons ATGCCGGATGGCGAAAGTCGACTGCGCGTCCTGCGTGCCTGTGACCGTTGCTCTCAGTCCAAGCAGCGCTGTGATGGCCGACGTCCATG CCAGCGATGCACGG AGAGAAACACCTCGTGTCATTATGAGAAGCTCGTCCGAAAACGAGGTCGGCGCCGTCGAACGAAGCCCGCTCCGTCTGCTCACAGAGCCCTCGCACCTGGTCCTCCCAGCTTGCACGACCTGATCAACCATACAGAGCTGAACCCTTCACCAGTCTACCAGGAGAAAGGGCCAGACGAAATGCAGCGGCGGAACACCAACTCGTTGAGCAGTCCTTCGTACACCGAAGACGATTCGGCACAAACAGTAGAAACAAGAGGCACTGGGGATAGGTCCGTCCTCGTTGAAAAAAACGACCATCTTCGGCTGGGAGGCGGCCTGCACACGGCCGAAGGGCAGCGAGAGTCTCCATTCGCTCAGCTTCTTAGTCCGTTCCCTCTGCAGGAAGTTCTCTTTGGAATGCCAGGGCGCCCGAATAGCCAGGCTGCCTTCACGCCTCCGATGGTCACACCTCCAGTTGAACACTGGCTGGATAGGACAACGTCCTTTGCGCCGAGCATCCCACGGAGTATATGTCCGTCAATACCACACAATCCTCATGAAGCGCTCGGACAGGGACTGGTTCAGGGGCAGTGCTACCCTTGCTTGCACCATCTGATGCCCTATCTAAAAGGAATCCTCTCTCCGGAAGATGCTtctgagatgctggagatCTATTTTAACGACCAACGGAACCCCATCTTCAAAGCCTCTTCGCCATACACGCTAACCCACATAATACACCCATCCTCAATTCTCCATCCAACGTCTCCGCGACCTACGTCTTCCGTCTTGCTTCTGGTCATGCTACTTTGCGTGGCGCACACTGCAGATATCAAGATCTTTGATCCTCCTGGTGCACGCCAGCGCATCGTCCTAGACCTCTATCGTTTGGCACTGGACCTCTTAGAGCCGGTGGATTGGGACAATTACTTCAGGACATCAG ACGGTTGGCAGTTCCACCCTCGCGGAGGATTCACCGACAAGGACGGGCGCTCCTCGGTGTCTCACGCCGCCAGGACTGGGCTGATACCCGACTTCCTAGGGTCAACGGATGTCATCCTCGCGATCGtcatccttgcccttgttATATCTGGCGGCCATTTCAAGGCTGACTGTCTGAAATGGTGGTCCAAGGCTGTCCGGCTTACTCGGGCTAGTGGGTTGAGCATGGAAGACCAGGGAATGCAGCCGGGGAGCAACCCTAGTCAACCACATCATCCGCACAAATCACATCGCGAGTGGGTGATTGCAAAAGAAGAACGCCGGAGACTGTTCTGGCTGATCTATTGTCTCGACCGTCATCTCGGCCTCTCGTTGAATGCAGCCGTGAACTTCCCCGAGGGCACATTCTGCGTCGCAGAGCCACTGCCTGAGGCGATATGGCAGAACTTGGAGACAATACCTCTCACCTCACTTTCCCCACCTCGCCTTGGTCCTCCGTCGAGGATATCGGGTTACGGCTTCTTTGAGTACTTTCTTCCCCTGGCGACTGTGCTGGGTCATATTATTGacctccaccacatccaaCAACATCCCCTGCTAGGCGACACTATAAGCCAGGCGGCCGTCCATAAGATCGAAGCGCTCATATCCCAGCGAGAGCAGGATCTCGCGGAGCTGAGGGCTCAACTCGAGAATCCGCTGCTCAGTCAACGACCGGTCGATCTATTCAACACACATAGTCCAGTATCGACCGTTGACTCGAAGAAACCATTGGTCATTGCGTACAGCTCCCACATGCTCCACGTATTCTATATCTTGCTACACGGGAAATGGGATCCGATATCCATgatcgaggacgaagacgattGGATCACCTCGGATAGTTTTCAAGCATGCGCCTCTCATGCCCTCAGTGCGACAGCAGCCGTGCACCAAATCCTCACCTTAGACCCAGAGCTGACCTTCATGCCGTACCTGTTTGGTATATATCTACTGCAAGGGAGTTTTATCCTTCTGTTGTTCGTCGATCGGATGCCCGAGCTGGGTTTCAACAAGTCGGTCGAGGAAGTGTGTGAGACCATCATTCGCGCCCATGAAGTGAGTGTCGTGACGCTGGACACCACATTCCAGGTatggcttccttctcatccatga
- a CDS encoding TolB family protein (transcript_id=CADANIAT00010283) has translation MRWQGILLSLSFVAGPVLGGCPYASQLGLEARGAAESPRGHPPAHLQAPQSPSISSRTNSTKKGVFYMNRIAPGTSELYISTANGSSERPLLPNPIYEYHASFSPSGDWITFTGERSGDGNSDIYRVRPDGSDLQLLLSTPSMEDSVVLSPDGTLAAYVSTENGYRANIWILDIETGKRWNVTDTPLSRRSVNETLMNGYFRPSWSPDGRWIAFSSDRNTEWRGHGDDTYLGISGWEHTQELSIYAVRADGSGFRQLATKPGYSLGSPSWSPDGKRIVYYEMTREATWGAHRPESIDSTSSIIVSVDFKTGKDRRVEVDVDGVKAFPQYLSNNTIGYHLKGTSKEGIYTTDGVYLNKTIRSPAWSPNGQYIVYEKTSWDIRPMAKELYSWNEDWDYRFTDVFPQISNQNRIAMTEKQLGNSSIITVKPDASDERMAYDNAKSDLVSSSLVSQGLAGAFQPSWSPDGEWLVFGEGAWFQSRASTGGWLVRATANGSEYEVLTASNTSIANTSIMNSGFPSYSHDGSKIVFRVWGANSTNGDTGQLGLRVMDLNTRNITALTNEWDNLPFFSPAGFEERIVFTRKTGVYNYDVCTIKPDGTDLEVLTSSGGNDAHAVWSYDGRIMYSTGMFGFQYECALYDDTFQPYGQVMIMDADGGNKQVLTDSIWEDSMPLLVPYSDF, from the coding sequence ATGCGGTGGCAGGGAATCCTCCTTTCTCTCAGTTTCGTAGCTGGTCCCGTCCTTGGAGGCTGTCCCTATGCGAGTCAGCTCGGTCTCGAGGCCCGCGGTGCAGCCGAATCGCCACGAGGCCATCCACCTGCACACCTGCAGGCCCCTCAATCCCCATCTATCTCATCCAGGACGAACTCCACCAAGAAAGGAGTGTTCTACATGAACCGCATCGCTCCCGGCACATCTGAGCTGTACATCTCAACCGCGAACGGCAGCTCCGAGCGTCCCCTGCTCCCGAATCCGATCTACGAATACCAtgcctccttctcgccctcGGGCGACTGGATCACATTCACAGGTGAACGCTCCGGCGACGGGAACTCTGATATCTACCGCGTCCGCCCCGACGGCTCCgatctccagctcctcctctccacGCCGTCAATGGAAGACAGTGTGGTGCTGTCTCCAGACGGGACCTTAGCCGCGTACGTCTCGACGGAGAACGGATACCGCGCCAATATCTGGATTTTGGACATCGAGActgggaagaggtggaaTGTCACCGATACGCCGCTCTCTCGAAGATCGGTAAACGAGACCCTCATGAACGGGTACTTTCGACCTTCCTGGTCGCCTGACGGGCGATGGATCGCATTCAGTTCGGACCGTAATACGGAGTGGCGGGGACACGGCGACGACACATATCTCGGTATCAGTGGATGGGAGCATACGCAGGAACTCTCGATCTACGCCGTGCGTGCTGACGGGTCGGGATTCAGACAACTCGCCACGAAACCTGGCTACTCCCTGGGCTCCCCGTCATGGTCGCCGGACGGAAAACGGATTGTGTACTATGAGATGACGAGAGAAGCAACATGGGGCGCGCACAGACCGGAGTCAATTGACAGCACCAGCTCAATCATAGTCTCAGTCGACTTCAAGACTGGCAAAGATCGACGTGTTGAAGTCGACGTCGACGGCGTGAAGGCATTCCCGCAGTATCTCTCCAACAACACGATCGGATACCATCTGAAGGGGACATCGAAGGAAGGCATCTACACGACCGACGGTGTCTACCTCAACAAAACGATCCGCTCCCCGGCATGGTCTCCAAACGGGCAATACATCGTGTACGAGAAGACGAGCTGGGATATACGGCCTATGGCGAAGGAGCTCTACTCTTGGAACGAGGACTGGGATTACCGCTTCACCGATGTCTTCCCGCAGATCTCGAACCAGAATCGTATTGCCATGacagagaagcagctgggCAATTCATCTATCATAACGGTGAAGCCTGATGCATCAGATGAAAGGATGGCATACGACAACGCGAAGAGTGATCTTGTCTCGTCGTCTCTTGTCTCCCAGGGTCTTGCGGGAGCGTTCCAGCCGTCATGGTCCCCGGATGGAGAGTGGCTCGTCTTCGGTGAGGGCGCCTGGTTCCAGTCGCGGGCTTCGACCGGGGGATGGCTTGTGCGGGCGACGGCCAACGGGTCTGAGTATGAAGTCCTGACTGCATCTAACACGTCTATTGCGAACACTTCGATCATGAACTCCGGGTTCCCCTCCTACAGCCATGACGGGAGCAAGATCGTCTTCCGTGTCTGGGGCGCCAACTCGACGAACGGGGATACGGGTCAGCTAGGACTGAGAGTCATGGATCTGAATACTCGTAATATCACAGCTCTCACGAACGAGTGGGACAATCTCCCATTCTTTTCGCCCGCAGGGTTCGAGGAGCGGATTGTTTTCACGCGCAAGACGGGTGTTTACAACTATGATGTTTGCACGATCAAGCCGGATGGGACAGATCTCGAGGTCCTGACGAGTAGCGGGGGAAATGATGCGCACGCCGTTTGGAGCTATGACGGACGGATCATGTATTCAACGGGCATGTTTGGGTTCCAATACGAGTGCGCCCTGTATGATGATACATTCCAGCCGTATGGGCAGGTTATGATTATGGATGCAGACGGAGGGAATAAGCAGGTGTTGACGGACTCCATCTGGGAGGACTCGATGCCTTTGCTGGTCCCTTACAGTGATTTCTGA
- a CDS encoding uncharacterized protein (transcript_id=CADANIAT00010284) gives MDRDEAIFLPRDRTELRPGMIDEPPLSILNRLSDNQTESGRYRSADHEYNADIESLVHDQSEIGSIFSEGSILSSQSSQSEITSIAVSELAETSDRQ, from the coding sequence ATGGACCGAGATGAAGCAATATTCCTGCCACGAGACCGAACAGAGCTTCGTCCCGGAATGATTGACGAACCGCCTCTTTCAATTCTCAATCGACTTTCCGATAATCAGACTGAATCTGGACGGTACCGATCTGCTGATCACGAATAcaatgctgatattgagaGCCTAGTTCATGATCAGAGCGAAATTGGGAGTATATTCTCGGAAGGATCAATACTGTCTTCCCAATCATCCCAGAGCGAGATAACGTCCATCGCTGTTTCTGAGCTAGCCGAGACTTCTGACCGACAATGA